CCTGCCGCGGGCGATTCGGCCTCCTGGGCAACGGCCCAAAGCATGAGCACTCCAACCACGAACACAGCGGTCCCCAACACAACCACCTTGGCCTTCATGACACATCTCCTTCAAGAAATGTTGCAACCCGGCCTCTGCCCCCACGGCAAAGCCCTGGACGCATTATACCACTCCCGTCGGCGGACGCAAGACTCGTCAAATGCCTCCGCCGAACCGCCCCTCAACAGACGCCACGATCGCGCATCTCCTTGGACGCCACAGGGTTCGGGTCCACGTCGACATCGACCCCGTCGCCATCTGTCAACCCGAACACCGCGTCCGACCGCTCCCGCACCTTCCATCGCCTACTCGAACCATCGATGAACCTCAGCGGATCAAAGGAATTTGATTCCGCTATGATCGGTGCTTATACTACCAGCATCGCAGCAGGCCCGATTTCCTGCTATTCCCATCATTCTGCGGTCAGGAGAAGCGAAAATGCGGGACTTCGAAAAACTGGGGGCCTTCTATCTCGGCAAGGAATTCGACCTCGGCGCGGGATGCCGCACGGACAATCTCCTGCTCTACGATGCCAAGGATCTGACCACACACGGAGTCATTGTCGGAATGACCGGCAGTGGCAAGACCGGTCTGGCCATATCACTCCTCGAAGAGGCCGCGATCGACGGCATCCCCGCCATCGCCATCGATCCCAAGGGCGATCTGGGGAATCTGCTCCTGGCGTTCCCCGAACTGACCCCGGCCGATTTCCGGCCCTGGGTCGATGCCGACGAGGCGTCCCGCAAGGGAATGACGACCGATGAACTCGCCGAAAAAACCGCCGAAACCTGGAAGAAAGGACTGGCGGAATGGGACCAGGACGGCGATCGAATACGGCGATACAGACAGGCCGCCGATGTCGTGGTCTACACGCCCGGCAACGCCTCCGGACGCCCGCTGCAAATCCTGCGATCGTTCGCCGCCCCGCCCGCGGAATTCGTCCAGGACGCCGCCGCCCTCCGCGATCGCGTCATGTCCGCCGTCTCCGGATTACTGGGTCTGATGGGAATCGACGCGGACCCGATCCGGAGCCGGGAATACATTCTCCTGTCCAATATACTCGATCGAGCCTGGCGCGAGGGGCGAAGCCTCGACATTGCCGCCCTCATCCACGATGTCCAGAAACCACCGTTCGAAAAAATCGGCGTCTTTGACCTCGAATCGTTCTACTCCGCCAAGGACCGTTTCGCGCTGACGATGGCGCTGAACAACCTGATTGCTTCTCCGGGTTTCTCGGCCTGGATGGAAGGCGAGCCCCTCGAAATACCGCGACTGCTCTACACCCCCGAGGGAAAACCGCGCATCGCGATCGTCTCCATCGCGCATCTCTCCGATGCGGAACGCATGTTCTTTGTGACGATCCTGCTCAACGAAATCCTGAGCTGGGTGCGCGGGCAATCGGGAACCGGCAGTTTGCGAGCCCTTCTCTATATGGATGAGATATTCGGCTTCTTCCCGCCCAGCGCGAACCCGCCATCCAAAACTCCCATGCTCACCCTGCTCAAACAGGCCCGGGCCTTCGGAGTCGGCGTCCTGCTGGCCACTCAGAACCCGGTGGACCTGGACTACAAGGGGTTGTCCAATGCCGGAACCTGGTGGATCGGACGACTGCAGACCGAGCGTGACAAAATGCGGGTCATCGATGGCCTCGAAGGGGCAGCCGCCAGCACGGGATCGACTTTCGATCGCGCCGCAATGGAGCGACTCCTGGCCGGGTTGGGCAACCGGGTATTCCTGATGCGAAACGTGCACGATGACCTGCCCGTCGTGTTTCAAACCCGATGGGCGATGACCTATCTCCGCGGCCCCATGACCTTGCCCCAGATCAAGCAGGCGATGGGAGGGGCGGCCTCCTCCCCACCTTCGACCCCGTCCCTCCAAGGGACGACCCCGGCGAGCCCATCCGCCGCCGAGGTCGCC
The nucleotide sequence above comes from Phycisphaerae bacterium. Encoded proteins:
- a CDS encoding DUF87 domain-containing protein is translated as MRDFEKLGAFYLGKEFDLGAGCRTDNLLLYDAKDLTTHGVIVGMTGSGKTGLAISLLEEAAIDGIPAIAIDPKGDLGNLLLAFPELTPADFRPWVDADEASRKGMTTDELAEKTAETWKKGLAEWDQDGDRIRRYRQAADVVVYTPGNASGRPLQILRSFAAPPAEFVQDAAALRDRVMSAVSGLLGLMGIDADPIRSREYILLSNILDRAWREGRSLDIAALIHDVQKPPFEKIGVFDLESFYSAKDRFALTMALNNLIASPGFSAWMEGEPLEIPRLLYTPEGKPRIAIVSIAHLSDAERMFFVTILLNEILSWVRGQSGTGSLRALLYMDEIFGFFPPSANPPSKTPMLTLLKQARAFGVGVLLATQNPVDLDYKGLSNAGTWWIGRLQTERDKMRVIDGLEGAAASTGSTFDRAAMERLLAGLGNRVFLMRNVHDDLPVVFQTRWAMTYLRGPMTLPQIKQAMGGAASSPPSTPSLQGTTPASPSAAEVAAAASSRRRPVLPPEIAEYFLRPANPLGEVIYRAGVIGVGKLHFVDAKAGVDTWVTRSLLAPIDENGFADWEAARMEGDLKEMLEQQPQNDAGFSPLPPAAARKQNAGHWQKTLVSHFFQNATLDLFACPSLKLISKPGEPEGEFHARLAQTLRELRDTEVAKIKADYAAKLQTLTDRVRRAEDKLAREKSQASQHKLSTVLGVGATLLGALLGRRAASVGNVTRATSTMRKAGRIRKENADVERANESLELNRQRLTELEDRFEQEVDALHDRLDPNAVTVERTHLRPRKS